One part of the Halopenitus persicus genome encodes these proteins:
- a CDS encoding KH domain-containing protein, producing MRHVTVPQDRIGVLIGEGGETLREVEDRADVRLDVDSETGSVAIDSTGDPVAAMVAPDIVKAIGRGFTPEVALSLLDHDLRRFELIDLADHTRNDNDLQRKKGRIIGENGRTRELMEELTGAEVVIYGSTVGIIGGAEEVSAVRRAVGMLLDGAPHGAVYSFLERKSNELDDDVSFSAPQ from the coding sequence ATGAGACACGTAACGGTTCCGCAAGACCGGATCGGCGTCCTCATCGGCGAGGGCGGCGAGACGCTGCGCGAGGTGGAGGACCGCGCCGACGTGCGTCTCGACGTCGACTCCGAGACGGGGTCGGTCGCGATCGACTCGACCGGCGATCCGGTCGCGGCGATGGTGGCCCCCGACATCGTCAAGGCGATCGGCCGCGGGTTCACCCCGGAGGTCGCGCTCTCGCTTCTGGACCACGACCTGCGGCGGTTCGAGCTGATCGACCTGGCGGACCACACGCGAAACGACAACGACCTGCAGCGGAAGAAGGGTCGGATCATCGGCGAGAACGGCCGGACGCGCGAGCTGATGGAGGAGTTGACGGGCGCCGAGGTCGTCATCTACGGATCCACGGTCGGCATCATCGGCGGCGCCGAGGAGGTCTCCGCGGTGCGGCGAGCGGTCGGGATGCTGCTCGACGGCGCCCCCCACGGCGCGGTCTACTCCTTCCTCGAGCGGAAGTCCAACGAGCTCGACGACGACGTCAGCTTCTCGGCACCGCAGTGA
- the thsA gene encoding thermosome subunit alpha has protein sequence MIVLSEESQRTSGKDAQTMNITAGKAVAESVRTTLGPKGMDKMLVDSTGGVVVTNDGVTILKEMDIDHPAANMIVEVSETQEEEVGDGTTTAVVVAGELLDQAEELLDQDIHATTLAQGFRQAAAKAKEILEDEAIEVTEDDRETLTEIAATAMTGKGAESAKDVLADLVVDAVLAVADDDGIDTENVSVEKVVGGSIDESELVEGVIVDKERVDENMPYAVEDANVALFDGAIEVQETEIDTEVNVTDPDQLQQFLDQEEKQLREMVDQLVEVGADVVFVDGGIDDMAQHYLAKEGILAVRRAKSDDLNRLARATGGQIVATLEDIEEDDLGFAGSVAQKDIGGDERIFVEDVEQARSVTLILRGGTEHVVDEVERAVDDSLGVVRTTLLEGAVLPGGGAPETELALQLRDFADSVGGREQLAVEAFADALEVIPRTLAENAGLDPIDSLVDLRARHDGGELGAGLDAYTGDVIDMEEEGVVEPLGVKTQAIESATEAAVMILRIDDVIAAGDLKGGGSDDDDDAGAGGPGGAGGMGGMGGMGGMGGAM, from the coding sequence ATGATCGTACTTTCCGAGGAGTCGCAGCGCACGTCCGGCAAGGACGCGCAGACGATGAACATCACGGCCGGCAAGGCCGTCGCCGAGTCGGTCCGCACGACGCTCGGTCCGAAAGGGATGGACAAGATGCTCGTCGACTCGACGGGCGGGGTCGTCGTCACGAACGACGGCGTCACCATCCTCAAGGAGATGGACATCGACCACCCGGCGGCGAACATGATCGTCGAGGTCTCCGAGACGCAGGAGGAGGAAGTCGGAGACGGAACGACGACCGCCGTCGTCGTGGCCGGTGAACTCCTCGACCAGGCCGAGGAACTCCTCGACCAGGACATCCACGCGACCACGCTCGCGCAGGGATTCCGCCAGGCCGCCGCGAAGGCCAAGGAGATCCTCGAGGACGAAGCCATCGAGGTCACCGAGGACGACCGCGAGACGCTCACCGAGATCGCCGCGACGGCGATGACCGGCAAGGGCGCGGAGTCCGCCAAGGACGTGCTGGCCGACCTCGTCGTCGACGCGGTGCTCGCCGTCGCCGACGACGACGGCATCGACACGGAGAACGTCTCCGTCGAGAAGGTCGTCGGCGGCTCCATCGACGAGTCCGAGCTCGTCGAGGGCGTCATCGTCGACAAGGAGCGCGTCGACGAGAACATGCCCTACGCGGTCGAGGACGCCAACGTCGCGCTGTTCGACGGCGCCATCGAGGTCCAGGAGACGGAGATCGACACCGAGGTCAACGTCACCGACCCCGACCAGCTCCAGCAGTTCCTCGACCAGGAGGAAAAGCAGCTGCGCGAGATGGTCGACCAGCTCGTCGAGGTCGGCGCCGACGTCGTCTTCGTTGACGGCGGCATCGACGACATGGCCCAGCACTACCTCGCGAAGGAGGGCATCCTCGCGGTCCGCCGCGCCAAGTCCGACGACCTGAACCGGCTCGCCCGCGCAACCGGCGGCCAGATCGTCGCCACCCTCGAGGACATCGAGGAGGACGACCTCGGCTTCGCCGGCTCCGTCGCACAGAAGGACATCGGCGGCGACGAGCGCATCTTCGTCGAGGACGTCGAGCAGGCCCGCTCGGTCACGCTCATCCTCCGCGGCGGCACCGAGCACGTGGTCGACGAGGTCGAGCGCGCGGTCGACGACTCGCTCGGCGTCGTCCGGACGACGCTGCTGGAGGGCGCGGTCCTGCCCGGCGGCGGCGCGCCCGAGACGGAACTCGCGCTGCAGCTTCGTGACTTCGCCGACTCCGTCGGCGGCCGCGAGCAGCTGGCCGTCGAGGCGTTCGCCGACGCGCTGGAGGTCATCCCGCGCACCCTCGCCGAGAACGCCGGTCTCGACCCCATCGACTCGCTGGTCGACCTCCGCGCCCGCCACGACGGCGGCGAGCTCGGCGCCGGCCTCGACGCCTACACCGGCGACGTGATCGACATGGAGGAGGAGGGCGTCGTCGAGCCCCTCGGCGTCAAGACCCAGGCCATCGAGTCCGCCACCGAGGCGGCCGTGATGATCCTCCGCATCGACGACGTCATCGCTGCCGGCGACCTCAAGGGCGGCGGCTCCGACGATGACGACGACGCGGGCGCCGGCGGTCCCGGCGGCGCCGGCGGTATGGGCGGCATGGGCGGTATGGGCGGCATGGGCGGCGCAATGTAA
- a CDS encoding phage repressor protein codes for MRLTVPTDFEILSALSDGRRNNAANLAYVLDRNRSYINTRLPVLTDYGLLERVGPAPNSGLYVITDWGQIAARNQAAYEDDDLDFEALIERELSERDGDDES; via the coding sequence ATGCGGCTCACCGTTCCGACCGATTTCGAGATCCTCTCCGCACTCTCCGACGGTCGTCGAAACAACGCCGCAAACCTTGCATATGTTCTGGACCGAAACCGGTCCTACATCAACACCCGTCTGCCGGTGTTGACCGACTACGGGCTGCTGGAGCGTGTGGGTCCCGCGCCGAACAGCGGCCTCTACGTGATCACGGATTGGGGACAGATCGCGGCGCGGAACCAGGCGGCGTACGAGGACGACGACCTCGACTTCGAGGCGCTGATCGAGCGGGAGCTGTCCGAGCGCGACGGCGACGACGAGTCGTAA
- a CDS encoding hemolysin family protein — translation MILDSTAMAAGVIAILLGCSAFFSASEIAIFSLERHRIAALASGSDPDGAALARLREDPHRLLVTILVGNNVVNISMASLATATLATIYGPGAGVTVATAVMSVLILVVGEIAPKSYGVANAERIALLVARPIAAFERAISPVVTVFEGVVSVLDRLTGSKPAAATELTRAELERLIATGEDVGAIDERERRMVQGVFDLEMTSVREVLVPRPNVIAVDETTPLSEIVGLCARERVTRVPVYRDSLDDVVGIVDVRDAERALREGLSLADVLREPVLVPDSRRVGALLAELQARRAPLAVVVDEYGETEGIVTIEDVLEEIVGEIAEVGEPRSLRHTDDGLLVNGEVTVGEVNDALGIELPRAGDYETIAGLVTARLGRLGEVGDAVAVPETGVTIVVEETDRNRIEQVRVRLDDTPTDSADRGDPDD, via the coding sequence ATGATCCTCGATTCGACCGCGATGGCGGCGGGCGTGATCGCGATCCTGTTGGGCTGTAGCGCGTTCTTCTCCGCCAGCGAGATCGCGATCTTCTCGCTGGAACGCCACCGGATCGCGGCGCTCGCGTCCGGATCGGACCCCGACGGAGCGGCGCTGGCACGCCTCCGGGAGGACCCCCACCGCCTGCTCGTCACGATCCTGGTGGGCAACAACGTCGTCAACATCTCGATGGCCAGCCTCGCGACCGCGACGCTGGCGACGATCTACGGTCCCGGGGCGGGCGTGACCGTCGCCACCGCCGTGATGTCCGTGCTCATCCTGGTGGTCGGCGAGATCGCGCCCAAGTCCTACGGCGTCGCCAACGCCGAGCGGATCGCGCTCCTGGTCGCACGCCCGATCGCGGCCTTCGAGCGCGCCATCTCCCCGGTCGTCACCGTCTTCGAGGGCGTCGTCTCGGTGCTCGACCGACTGACGGGGTCGAAGCCGGCCGCCGCGACCGAGCTCACCCGGGCCGAGCTGGAGCGACTGATCGCCACGGGCGAGGACGTCGGCGCGATCGACGAGCGCGAGCGCCGGATGGTCCAGGGCGTCTTCGACCTGGAGATGACGAGCGTCCGGGAGGTGCTCGTGCCGCGTCCGAACGTGATCGCCGTGGACGAGACCACGCCGCTCTCCGAAATCGTCGGCCTGTGCGCCCGCGAGCGCGTGACGCGCGTCCCGGTCTACCGCGACTCCCTCGACGACGTGGTCGGGATCGTCGACGTCCGCGACGCGGAGCGTGCGCTCCGGGAGGGACTATCGCTTGCGGACGTCCTCCGGGAGCCGGTCCTCGTGCCCGATTCCCGGCGCGTGGGCGCGCTGCTCGCGGAGCTGCAGGCGCGCCGGGCCCCGCTCGCGGTCGTCGTCGACGAGTACGGCGAGACCGAGGGGATCGTCACGATCGAGGACGTCCTCGAGGAGATCGTCGGCGAGATCGCGGAGGTGGGCGAACCCCGCAGCCTGCGACACACCGACGACGGCCTGCTCGTGAACGGCGAGGTGACCGTCGGCGAGGTGAACGACGCCCTCGGGATCGAACTGCCCCGTGCCGGCGACTACGAGACCATCGCGGGGCTGGTCACAGCCCGTCTCGGTCGGCTCGGCGAGGTCGGCGACGCCGTGGCGGTCCCCGAGACCGGCGTCACGATCGTCGTCGAGGAGACCGACCGGAATCGCATCGAGCAGGTTCGCGTGCGGCTGGACGACACGCCCACGGACAGCGCCGACCGCGGCGATCCGGACGACTGA
- a CDS encoding dihydrolipoyl dehydrogenase family protein has product MHVVVIGAYGSAGAAVAEGLAPAVGTRVDQLTLIDDGEPGGGLCILEGCMPSKELLSAAAHRFQGRVDDRLTGEPHGLDLERIVAEKNDRTRGWAGHRRESIHEIATDENAEFIHAPATFVDDHTIEVGGRTIEADYVVIATGSVPNVPDIPGLEAAGYHTSRDLLHATELPESAVLLGFGYVGLEMAPYLAEAGVDLTVIEHDERPIDEADPEFGDALLEIYREEFDIDVRTEVYEDRVTETDDGIRLDLVDADGNRGPEPVEAEDIFCFTGRVPNLDRIGIEHTSLSPEDGWIDATMRPPNADRTFVVGDANGREPILHVAKEQGYRTAENILSHARGEPIEPYGNVHHHVIFSGAAVYPFARVGHTPRSAVEAGHSIVTATRQASDDGVFKSKDAPHGLARLVVDADDGTVLGWQGLHYHADVMAKTLQLAVEMELDVRAIPDRAYHPTTPEILDGLIRECAAGVAKNGE; this is encoded by the coding sequence ATGCACGTAGTCGTGATCGGCGCGTACGGGAGCGCCGGTGCCGCAGTCGCGGAGGGGCTCGCCCCGGCCGTCGGAACCCGGGTCGACCAGCTCACGCTCATCGACGACGGCGAGCCCGGCGGGGGACTCTGCATCCTCGAGGGATGCATGCCCTCGAAGGAGCTCCTCTCGGCGGCCGCCCACCGGTTCCAGGGCCGGGTCGACGACCGGCTGACCGGCGAGCCGCACGGGCTCGACCTGGAGCGGATCGTCGCGGAGAAGAACGACCGGACGCGCGGCTGGGCCGGCCACCGGCGCGAGTCGATCCACGAGATCGCGACCGACGAGAACGCGGAGTTCATCCACGCGCCGGCGACGTTCGTCGACGACCACACGATCGAGGTCGGCGGCCGGACGATCGAGGCGGACTACGTCGTGATCGCGACCGGGTCGGTCCCGAACGTCCCGGACATCCCCGGCCTCGAGGCAGCCGGCTACCACACGAGCAGGGACCTGCTGCACGCGACCGAGCTGCCGGAGTCGGCGGTCCTGCTCGGGTTCGGGTACGTCGGGCTGGAGATGGCGCCGTACCTGGCCGAGGCCGGCGTCGACCTCACCGTGATCGAACACGACGAGCGTCCGATCGACGAGGCGGACCCCGAGTTCGGCGACGCCCTGCTGGAGATCTACCGCGAGGAGTTCGACATCGACGTCCGAACCGAGGTCTACGAGGATCGCGTCACCGAGACCGACGACGGGATCCGGCTCGACCTGGTCGACGCCGACGGCAACAGGGGTCCCGAGCCGGTCGAGGCCGAGGACATCTTCTGTTTCACCGGTCGGGTGCCGAACCTCGACCGGATCGGGATCGAGCACACGTCGCTGTCGCCCGAGGACGGCTGGATCGACGCGACGATGCGCCCCCCGAACGCGGACCGAACGTTCGTCGTCGGCGACGCCAACGGTCGCGAGCCGATCCTCCACGTCGCCAAGGAGCAGGGGTACCGGACGGCCGAGAACATCCTCTCGCACGCACGCGGCGAGCCGATCGAGCCGTACGGGAACGTCCATCACCACGTGATCTTCTCGGGCGCCGCGGTCTACCCGTTCGCGCGGGTCGGCCACACCCCCCGGTCGGCCGTCGAGGCCGGCCACTCGATCGTGACGGCGACTCGGCAGGCCAGCGACGACGGCGTTTTTAAATCGAAGGACGCCCCGCACGGACTGGCCCGGCTCGTCGTCGACGCCGACGACGGGACGGTGCTCGGCTGGCAGGGGCTCCACTACCACGCCGACGTGATGGCGAAGACGCTCCAGCTCGCCGTCGAGATGGAGCTCGACGTCCGGGCGATCCCCGACCGCGCGTACCACCCCACGACGCCCGAGATCCTCGACGGGTTGATCCGCGAGTGTGCCGCAGGCGTGGCAAAGAACGGGGAATAG
- a CDS encoding surface glycoprotein — translation MSREYRDKSRAVFLAIVMLVSVVGASVAFTGAAAAAGNESTVTQANSGPTYVDAGAGNVAVQEITVTAGNAGSTTISSFTVENDGTATDSDVDQISVYGESAGKVGSNESGFGNVDADVEIATDESQTFTVTADIASEPTDGYTIQTNTTVNSDSEYSYDGVATANSPTEIDVAPEISDATTADSDGNGQIDQIQVTFSENVSISDGDSGDGFPGVSIQNYEIGNADYAVDDTGSVTIDLVEESSPDTDVTPEVTYAAGSDDIVDADQQDKEHTDQTFSSTTDGAAPSITQVSLSESNEELDLSFNSSEPITEQDSDIQVTVDSPNSENQYQFDGSDFSESAENNDGTYGYELTTTQAYDDGTGTYTASVDDAIDATDNNGGNNAEDVSGLTDDVTVDTLASISASPDGTEQSANHTVTWTLGSQTDVQTYEIDYDTGSGANGADISNVGPEDIVQFGVDLNEDGEISGDDLDFTSSDSNAGGVNQVSGADGTVLTVDTSSSTTIDSGNQIILEYNDTVNPSENTDVALRLDPDTPDVDVTRTLSVGSTSAPTVASDGVSINETSISEGGVYGENVNGTDQTLAITFDKKMDTSVDPTASLTVGGEDVSINEGSWSEDSKTWSGTVDINVSNAEVDATTTVSDATGTNGNSLANEDTRTFEIDTASLGIDSATTDESSDGSVDRIDVTLNDTYSSAETDDFSVTDDDNDGVTVNGINANSDSDPTTLELELSSALTANATPNATLETGGSITDDAGNGVESAQTIEAADGVAPTVSSFDLVQKDGRTLNVSLDSDEQLDSFTVTINDTEGDGINDDDPAVVTLNESDFNESVSSGTYNYTTNYTVSADGTYFGSIESAADAAGNDDVDQTTETVQIDQTGPSITPDSPTNNAIVTSQEDITATITDDGGVGVNSGDIYVTLEDSTGELIDRGRVDATNGVTYSDGTLKIASTGDAPAYAEGDVDVTVEATDTNGEQTTESWNFTYTTVTVEEFTADGNTVSVNVSTATSFDTVNATIQSSQSLADEDGVISETITLTADGDYYTGTFTAPRDGEYNLNTVEVANAEGETATPGLGSNTATVNTTQPYLTDATISSYDGSSTDITVQFNEPLAGSINDGDADSETETLSVEGEDVTGTTSDLESGQVTLTVSNAVQTGDEPNVSVNTAADITERSGSGTVQADSKTTIHTTQLSLSEGTNFVSIPEATANTVDLTQYDTQPIDVVWTYEDGSWQSYDPAKSDANNDFTALEGGQGYVFEMDQSATMDVNAYNVVGGDSQDTATPGQQELSEGWNLVGHWQEGKQTQTNALSTLDNRATDTAVYTQSGSGYTYTAHSGDLKPGESYWVFVTDDDVYGESTTFTQDE, via the coding sequence ATGTCAAGGGAATATCGAGACAAGTCGCGCGCGGTCTTCCTCGCGATCGTGATGCTCGTCTCCGTCGTCGGGGCGAGCGTCGCGTTCACGGGAGCGGCCGCTGCGGCAGGAAACGAATCGACGGTTACCCAGGCCAACTCGGGTCCGACATATGTCGACGCGGGCGCTGGGAACGTCGCCGTACAAGAGATAACAGTCACAGCCGGCAATGCCGGAAGTACCACAATAAGTTCATTTACCGTTGAAAATGATGGTACTGCAACGGACTCGGATGTTGACCAGATTTCAGTTTACGGAGAAAGTGCTGGGAAAGTGGGCAGCAACGAGAGTGGGTTCGGAAACGTTGACGCTGACGTGGAGATAGCGACTGACGAGTCACAAACCTTCACCGTCACAGCCGACATTGCGTCCGAGCCGACTGATGGGTACACTATCCAGACAAACACAACAGTCAATTCGGATTCAGAGTACAGTTACGACGGGGTTGCCACTGCCAATTCACCAACGGAGATAGACGTCGCACCCGAGATAAGCGACGCCACGACCGCTGACAGCGATGGAAACGGTCAGATCGACCAGATTCAGGTAACCTTCAGCGAGAATGTCAGCATCTCTGATGGCGATTCAGGCGATGGGTTCCCCGGTGTCAGCATCCAAAATTACGAGATCGGCAATGCTGATTACGCTGTGGACGACACTGGCTCCGTGACGATCGATCTGGTGGAAGAAAGTTCACCAGATACTGATGTCACTCCCGAGGTGACGTATGCTGCCGGATCGGATGATATTGTAGATGCCGATCAGCAAGACAAAGAACACACAGATCAGACATTCAGTAGTACAACCGACGGCGCAGCGCCGAGTATCACGCAGGTGTCGCTGTCCGAATCGAACGAGGAACTTGATCTCTCCTTCAACAGCAGTGAGCCGATAACTGAACAGGACTCGGATATCCAAGTCACTGTCGATAGTCCAAACAGTGAGAACCAGTACCAGTTCGACGGCTCGGATTTCTCGGAGTCCGCCGAGAATAATGACGGGACGTACGGGTACGAACTGACCACTACCCAAGCGTACGATGACGGTACGGGAACGTACACCGCAAGTGTCGATGACGCCATCGACGCTACAGATAACAACGGTGGAAACAATGCTGAGGATGTTTCCGGGCTAACCGACGACGTGACCGTGGACACTCTCGCATCCATCAGTGCCTCGCCTGACGGAACCGAGCAGAGCGCCAACCACACCGTCACGTGGACGCTCGGGTCACAGACTGACGTCCAGACCTACGAGATCGACTACGACACTGGAAGCGGTGCAAACGGTGCCGATATCAGTAACGTCGGACCGGAAGACATCGTTCAGTTCGGTGTCGATCTGAACGAAGACGGTGAAATCTCAGGAGACGATCTCGACTTCACCAGCTCAGATTCGAATGCTGGTGGCGTAAACCAAGTCAGCGGCGCTGATGGGACCGTTCTAACGGTTGACACCAGTAGTTCGACGACGATTGACTCCGGCAACCAGATCATCCTCGAATACAACGACACGGTCAACCCGAGCGAGAATACTGACGTCGCACTCCGACTCGATCCCGACACGCCGGACGTCGACGTGACGCGGACGCTCAGCGTCGGATCGACGTCGGCACCGACGGTGGCGAGTGACGGCGTGAGTATCAACGAAACGTCCATCTCGGAGGGTGGCGTTTACGGCGAGAACGTCAACGGTACCGATCAGACGCTCGCGATCACCTTCGATAAGAAGATGGACACGAGCGTCGATCCGACGGCCTCGCTGACAGTTGGTGGCGAAGACGTGTCCATCAACGAGGGCTCGTGGAGTGAAGATAGCAAGACGTGGTCCGGGACCGTCGACATCAACGTCTCCAACGCGGAAGTCGACGCGACGACGACGGTCTCCGACGCCACGGGAACCAACGGAAACAGCCTCGCGAACGAGGACACTCGAACCTTCGAGATCGACACCGCGTCGCTCGGAATCGACTCGGCCACGACCGACGAAAGCTCGGACGGTAGCGTGGACCGCATCGACGTCACGCTGAACGACACCTACAGTTCGGCGGAAACTGATGACTTCTCGGTTACCGATGATGACAACGATGGCGTAACAGTCAATGGCATCAACGCCAACAGTGACAGTGATCCCACCACGCTCGAACTCGAGCTCAGTTCGGCCCTCACCGCCAACGCGACGCCGAACGCGACGCTCGAAACGGGTGGTAGCATCACGGACGATGCCGGTAACGGCGTCGAATCTGCACAGACGATCGAGGCAGCTGACGGCGTTGCGCCGACGGTTTCAAGCTTCGATCTCGTCCAGAAGGACGGGCGGACGCTGAACGTCTCGCTCGACTCGGACGAGCAGCTCGACAGCTTCACCGTCACGATCAACGACACCGAAGGTGACGGCATCAATGACGACGACCCGGCAGTCGTCACGCTGAACGAGTCGGACTTCAACGAGTCCGTCTCGAGTGGGACGTACAACTACACGACGAACTACACGGTCTCGGCCGACGGGACGTACTTCGGTAGCATCGAGTCCGCCGCTGACGCCGCGGGCAACGATGACGTCGATCAGACGACCGAAACGGTCCAGATCGATCAGACCGGACCGTCCATCACGCCTGACTCACCGACCAACAACGCGATCGTCACATCTCAAGAGGACATCACGGCGACGATCACTGACGACGGCGGCGTCGGCGTCAACTCAGGCGACATCTACGTTACGCTCGAAGACTCCACCGGGGAGCTCATCGATCGTGGTCGTGTGGATGCAACGAACGGTGTCACCTACAGTGATGGCACGCTGAAGATCGCATCCACCGGAGACGCACCCGCCTACGCCGAGGGTGACGTCGATGTGACCGTCGAGGCGACGGACACGAACGGTGAACAGACCACCGAGTCGTGGAACTTCACCTACACGACGGTGACTGTTGAGGAGTTCACGGCCGACGGCAACACGGTCTCGGTCAACGTCTCCACGGCGACTAGCTTCGACACGGTCAACGCGACGATCCAGTCCTCGCAGTCGCTGGCGGACGAAGATGGAGTGATCTCCGAGACGATCACCCTGACTGCCGACGGCGACTACTACACTGGAACGTTCACCGCGCCGCGCGACGGTGAATACAATCTTAACACGGTGGAGGTCGCAAATGCGGAAGGAGAAACCGCGACGCCGGGTCTCGGTAGTAACACCGCGACGGTCAACACGACGCAGCCGTACCTGACCGACGCGACCATCAGCAGCTACGACGGTTCAAGCACCGACATCACGGTGCAGTTCAACGAACCGCTTGCAGGTTCTATCAACGATGGTGATGCCGATTCCGAGACCGAGACCCTCTCGGTTGAAGGCGAAGATGTGACCGGTACAACGTCCGATCTGGAGTCAGGCCAGGTCACACTCACAGTCAGCAACGCCGTCCAAACCGGCGACGAGCCGAACGTTTCCGTCAACACGGCAGCTGACATCACGGAACGCTCCGGCAGCGGGACCGTGCAGGCCGACTCGAAGACCACGATCCACACGACGCAACTGAGCCTCTCGGAGGGCACGAACTTCGTGTCAATTCCGGAGGCGACTGCGAACACCGTGGATCTGACTCAGTACGATACCCAGCCGATCGACGTCGTCTGGACGTACGAGGACGGCTCCTGGCAGAGCTACGATCCGGCGAAGTCCGACGCGAACAACGACTTCACCGCGCTCGAGGGCGGCCAGGGTTACGTCTTCGAGATGGATCAGTCCGCCACGATGGACGTGAACGCGTATAACGTCGTCGGTGGCGACTCCCAAGACACCGCGACGCCCGGCCAGCAGGAACTCTCCGAAGGTTGGAACCTCGTCGGCCACTGGCAGGAAGGGAAGCAGACACAGACGAACGCCCTGAGCACGCTCGACAACCGCGCCACCGATACCGCAGTCTACACGCAGTCGGGAAGCGGTTACACCTACACCGCACACAGTGGCGACCTCAAGCCCGGTGAATCCTACTGGGTCTTCGTCACCGACGACGACGTGTACGGCGAATCCACGACATTTACTCAAGACGAGTAA
- a CDS encoding sugar kinase, whose protein sequence is MTDLVTFGEATMRLSPPRGGRLETTPSLDVRVSGPESNAAVGAARLGVDAAWLSKLPASALGRRVVAALRSHGVRTGIAWTDAEAGRVGTVYEDRGAATHGTTAIDDRAGSAFTTVTPADLPDGVVESTDRVHTTGATLGVSDRARETALDLLEAAGEADVRRSLALRHRDRLWDADRTAPADRVYREAFDHVETLFVSRSEARSVLSCEGDAVEIVHSLRTEFDLETVVLTRDGAETGAVAIDAGAVHEGPAYRVDSRDPSGTDDAFVAGFLTERIAGGSVPDALELGAATAALTGTIDGEAAIVSREAVDAVIADPSALDR, encoded by the coding sequence GTGACGGATCTGGTGACGTTCGGCGAGGCGACGATGCGTCTCTCGCCGCCACGTGGCGGCCGACTCGAAACGACCCCGTCCCTCGACGTGCGGGTGAGCGGCCCCGAGAGCAACGCCGCCGTCGGGGCCGCCCGGCTCGGCGTCGACGCAGCCTGGCTCTCGAAGCTTCCCGCCTCGGCGCTCGGACGCCGGGTGGTCGCGGCGCTTCGGAGCCACGGCGTTCGGACCGGCATCGCCTGGACGGACGCCGAGGCGGGGCGCGTCGGGACCGTTTACGAGGACCGTGGCGCCGCGACACACGGGACGACGGCGATCGACGACCGGGCCGGATCCGCGTTTACCACGGTCACGCCGGCGGATCTGCCGGACGGCGTCGTCGAGTCGACTGACCGGGTTCACACGACGGGCGCGACGCTCGGCGTCTCGGACCGGGCGCGGGAGACCGCGCTCGACCTGCTCGAGGCCGCCGGGGAGGCGGACGTTCGACGCTCGCTCGCGCTTCGGCATCGGGACCGGCTGTGGGACGCCGATCGGACCGCCCCCGCCGACCGCGTCTACCGTGAGGCGTTCGACCACGTCGAGACGCTGTTCGTCTCCCGCAGCGAGGCCCGGTCCGTGCTGTCGTGTGAGGGCGACGCCGTCGAGATCGTGCACTCGCTGCGGACCGAGTTCGACCTCGAGACCGTGGTGCTCACCCGGGACGGGGCGGAGACCGGGGCGGTCGCGATCGACGCGGGGGCGGTGCACGAGGGCCCCGCGTACCGGGTTGACAGCCGGGACCCGTCCGGCACCGACGACGCGTTCGTCGCGGGGTTCCTCACGGAACGGATCGCGGGGGGATCGGTCCCCGACGCGCTCGAGCTGGGCGCTGCCACCGCCGCATTGACGGGAACGATCGACGGCGAGGCGGCGATCGTCTCCCGCGAAGCGGTCGACGCCGTGATCGCCGATCCGAGCGCCCTGGATCGATGA